Proteins from one Xenopus tropicalis strain Nigerian chromosome 1, UCB_Xtro_10.0, whole genome shotgun sequence genomic window:
- the rnase4 gene encoding ribonuclease 4 encodes MSIWGLVQGIKEYTIPAIMVPVLTFLLTLCIILGFSLPSNTQKYKDFKKKHILQINCNQIIDQRNIWINNNKNCKPLYTFIDANVIEVQKMCQGIVESDHVLSLLHECVIHPHLILYFFFRPNIPAIMVPVSSFLLRLCIVLSFSLPSDTQSFSDFLKKHIVREGANINCDQTIKEREIWGNNKCKRHNTFIHDTDCRKVREMCTGISKSTTVISKEVMPLTDCLLMEDSSAPPNCPYKQESKSGIIKITCENNYPVHFAGYTFSYCASYSPCASYSPCALIIIAIFILSQLLLFAMI; translated from the exons ATGTCCATTTGGGGGTTGGTACAGGGAATTAAGGAATATACT ATTCCTGCCATTATGGTACCGGTTTTAACTTTTCTGTTGACACTTTGCATCATCCTCGGCTTTTCTCTACCATCCAATACCCAGAAATACAAAGACTTTAAGAAAAAGCACATTCTTCAAATAAACTGCAACCAAATCATCGACCAAAGAAACATTTGgattaacaataataaaaactgcAAACCTCTCTACACCTTTATCGATGCCAATGTTATCGAAGTGCAGAAGATGTGCCAAGGCATTGTTGAATCTGATCATGTGTTAA GCCTGTTGCATGAGTGCGTGATACACCCGCATTTGATCCTTTATTTCTTCTTCAGGCCAAAC ATTCCTGCCATTATGGTACCAGTTTCATCTTTTCTGTTGAGACTTTGCATTGTCCTCAGCTTTTCTCTCCCATCTGATACCCAGAGTTTCAGTGACTTTTTGAAGAAGCACATTGTTAGGGAAGGAGCAAACATCAATTGCGACCAAACCATCAAAGAAAGAGAAATCTGGGGTAATAATAAATGCAAACGTCACAACACCTTTATCCATGATACTGATTGTAGAAAGGTGAGGGAGATGTGCACTGGGATCAGTAAATCTACAACTGTGATAAGCAAGGAAGTGATGCCTCTTACTGACTGCTTGTTGATGGAAGACTCGTCAGCACCCCCAAATTGCCCTTATAAACAAGAAAGTAAAAGTGGGATAATTAAAATCACTTGTGAAAACAATTACCCAGTGCACTTTGCTGGGTACACCTTCAGCTACTGTGCTTCGTATTCTCCATGTGCTTCGTATTCTCCATGTGCCTTAATCATTATAGCTATTTTCATACTCAGCCAGCTTCTGCTCTTTGCTATGATATGA
- the ttc5 gene encoding tetratricopeptide repeat protein 5 (The RefSeq protein has 1 substitution compared to this genomic sequence) encodes MAEGSADTEAEIQKRLQELVDRLYTFRDHYFETHSVEDAARKQYDVEKEMEKTISQMDEIDDTWKSKAFFLMLRGKALNVTPNYSQEAEDALSKAVKLDPGLVEGWNQLGEVYWKKMDVAAAKTCFLGALNHCKNKVSLRNLSMVMRQQRSQDAEENSKNIMDSVKEAKQAVQMDPGDGTSWYILGNAYLSLFFCTGQNPKISQQALNAYVQAERVDKAASSNPDLHLNRATLCKYEERYEGALEGFSQAASLEPSWTEPVMREQQLLDYLGKLCGLLANKGKIRGKRLQNMLSSLSPSLLSHFGGSGGLEFKPLSSLQPGRNPGCVVLGRVVFSLMPEERVPFTFGLVDAEGSCYAVMVYNMVESWGVLIADSVTIPEPHLKQHNIKHKGQMFTFQSIRVDSPVQLLVNGKPQGPSTQASAIVAYRPQSE; translated from the exons ATGGCAGAGGGGAGTGCGGACACAGAAGCAGAAATCCAGAAGAGGTTGCAg GAACTTGTTGACCGTCTGTATACATTCCGGGACCACTATTTTGAGACACACAGTGTGGAAGATGCTGCTAGGAAACAATATGATGTTGAAAAGGAAATGGAGAAAACCATTTCTCAGATGGACGAAATTGATG ATACCTGGAAGAGCAAAGCTTTCTTTTTAATGCTACGGGGAAAGGCCTTAAATGTCACACCGAATTATAGCCAAGAGGCAGAGGATGCCCTTTCTAAGGCAGTAAAATTGGACCCAGGACTTGTAGAAGGTTGGAATCAGTTGGGAGAAGTATATTGGAAGAAAATGGATGTGGCGGCTGCTAAAACATGTTTCCTGGGAGCACTGAATCAT TGCAAAAATAAGGTCTCTTTGCGTAACTTGTCCATGGTGATGCGACAGCAGCGATCACAGGATGCGGAGGAGAATAGTAAAAACATAATGGACAGTGTGAAGGAAGCCAAGCAGGCTGTGCAGATGGACCCAGGAGATGGGACTTCCTGGT ACATCCTTGGCAATGCTTATCTCTCGCTGTTCTTCTGCACTGGACAGAATCCTAAAATATCTCAGCAGGCTTTAAATGCATATGTGCAGGCG GAGAGAGTTGACAAGGCTGCATCCAGCAATCCAGATCTGCATCTCAACCGAGCAACA CTGTGTAAGTATGAGGAGAGATATGAAGGTGCACTGGAAGGCTTTTCACAAGCTGCCTCTCTAGAACCATCATGGACTGAACCAGTCATGAGAGAACAGCAACTGCTTGATTACCTGGGCAAACTGTGTGGCCTTCTAGCCAACAAG GGCAAGATACGAGGGAAaaggctgcagaatatgttaagTAGCCTAAGTCCTTCTCTTCTTAGTCATTTTGGTGGCTCTGGAGGATTAGAGTTTAAACCACTGAGTTCTATGCAGCCAGGCAGGAACCCTGGCTGTGTAGTGTTGGGAAGAGTTGTATTCAGCCTAATGCCAGAGGAACGAGTGCCATT CACTTTCGGTCTGGTAGATGCAGAGGGCTCCTGTTATGCAGTAATGGTTTATAACATGGTAGAGAGTTGGGGTGTCCTCATTGCAGATTCTGTGACCATTCCTGAACCTCACTTGAAGCAACATAATATAAAGCATAAAGGCCAG ATGTTTACATTTCAAAGTATACGTGTTGACTCCCCTGTCCAGTTACTAGTCAATGGCAAGCCACAGGGACCTAGCACACAGGCCAGTGCAATAGTGGCTTACAGGCCTCAGAGTGAGTGA
- the LOC100496615 gene encoding sialic acid-binding lectin → MPCEMGCHGDLLYLHICSWILCLLHECVIQPHLILFFFFRPHIPAIMVPVSSFLLRLCIVLSFSLPSDTQSFSDFENKHIVGEGAKINCNQTIKERKIWVENSQQQNKMFCKSHNTFIHDGGNVMKLCAGITQSTFVISKEAMPLTDCLLMKDSPEPPNCAYKQIGETGFINITCENHYPVHFAGYTLNYCASYSPCALTLIAVFLLSQLLL, encoded by the exons ATGCcttgtgaaat GGGTTGTCACGGAGATCTACTGTACCTCCACATTTGTTCATGGATTTTGTGCCTGTTGCATGAGTGCGTGATACAGCCACATCTgatccttttcttcttcttcaggCCACAT ATTCCTGCCATTATGGTACCAGTTTCATCTTTTCTGTTGAGACTTTGCATTGTCCTCAGCTTTTCTCTCCCATCTGATACCCAGAGTTTCAGTGACTTTGAGAATAAGCACATTGTTGGGGAAGGAGCTAAAATAAACTGCAACCAAACcatcaaagaaagaaaaatatgggTTGAAAATAGTCAACAACAAAACAAGATGTTTTGCAAAAGTCATAACACCTTTATCCATGATGGTGGAAATGTGATGAAGCTGTGCGCTGGGATCACTCAATCTACATTTGTTATAAGCAAGGAAGCAATGCCTCTTACTGACTGCTTGTTGATGAAAGACTCGCCGGAACCCCCAAATTGTGCTTATAAACAAATAGGAGAAACTGGGTTCATTAATATCACTTGTGAAAACCATTACCCTGTGCACTTTGCTGGATACACCTTAAACTACTGTGCTTCGTATTCTCCATGTGCCTTAACCCTAATAGCTGTTTTCCTACTCAGCCAGCTTCTGCTATGA
- the LOC100496462 gene encoding oocytes ribonuclease yields the protein MALYSEGYSGKPRLGIPGAVTFLRNIPDKKGKERQNGGKADEALIFLHLIRKTEDSHRIPAIMVRVSSFLLTLCIVLSFCLPSNTQNINAFMEKHIVKEGVETNCNQTIKDRNIRFKNNCKFHNTFIHDTNGKKVKEMCSGIVKSTFVISKEPLPLTDCLLMGRTAKPPNCAYNKTITTGLINITCENNYPVHFAGYKLSYCASYSPCALTLIAVFLLSQFLLSAMR from the exons ATGGCTTTATACAGTGAAGGATATTCCGGAAAGCCTAGATTAGGAATTCCT GGGGCAGTGACTTTCCTACGTAACATCCCAGACAAAAAAGGCAAAGAACGACAGAACGGAGGGAAGGCAGACGAAGCCCTTATTTTTCTTCATCTTATAAGGAAAACAGAAGACAGTCATCGT ATTCCTGCCATTATGGTACGAGTTTCATCTTTCCTGTTGACACTTTGCATTGTCCTCAGCTTTTGTCTCCCATCCAATACCCAGAATATCAATGCCTTTATGGAAAAGCACATTGTTAAGGAGGGAGTTGAAACAAACTGCAACCAAACCATCAAAGATAGAAACATTCGGTTTAAAAATAACTGCAAATTCCACAACACCTTTATTCATGATACCAATGGTAAAAAAGTAAAGGAGATGTGCTCTGGAATTGTTAAATCTACCTTCGTGATCAGTAAGGAACCACTGCCTCTTACCGACTGCTTGTTGATGGGGCGTACAGCAAAACCGCCAAATTGCgcttataataaaacaataacaacaGGGTTAATTAATATCACTTGTGAAAACAATTACCCTGTGCACTTTGCTGGGTACAAATTAAGCTACTGTGCTTCATATTCTCCATGTGCCTTAACCCTAATAGCTGTTTTCCTACTCAGCCAGTTTCTACTCTCTGCTATGAGGTGA